DNA from Rhinatrema bivittatum chromosome 1, aRhiBiv1.1, whole genome shotgun sequence:
AGGTCATTTAGTATAGGTCCTTTTTTTTggatggattgggcattgaagagggtAATGGCTAAGGTAGTGAGACCTAGGAGTTGTGAGAAAGGTGGGGTCGTGATAGGTATGAGGGATTTGcgagggttgggtgggggggggggggattgtaggGGGCTTTCGTAGTAGCGGGCGGTGCCGTCTTGGGATGGGGAGAAGGCACATGGTTCTAGTAGCAGGGAGGGGACTAGGGTAGTGTGGGCTTGAAGTAAGCACCAAAGCACCGGGGGGGGGCGGTGGTGATACTTGGAGTGTTAGGGTGTAAGAAGCACAGATAGATTACAAGGCAATTAGGTTATAACGATACGTTGGGTACACTCAAAAGCATGGTACGCTCGAAAGGAAGCGTTGGATGATTCAATTGATTGACTGACGATAGTTTGCTTAGGGCGGATCAAAAGATACACTGACAATACAGAGTGATCAAATGTAACGACCATTCAAAGGAAGGGTGCTATCCAGAGAGACTGTTTTAGAATGTTGTTAAAAACACCATTAAGTTATATCCCCAAAACAGGTAGTATGGTGATCGAGGTGGGTCTAACGCTGGTGGGCGGGTTAGCAGGAAGAGGCTCTTACCCCGAGTGGGTGGCGCCGGCCGCGCGAGCCCTAGTAGAGGAGTGATGAGGTGTAGTTGTGGTCGGGAGGTGGAGCGTTGCGATACCCGTTGCAACCCGCCTGGTTTCAGCTATTTTCTTGTTGGTCACGGATTGTATTACGGTTAGTCTGTAGTCTCTTTGTGGTGATGAGTTGGGTTCCTATGGGGCGccgacgaaggggcgagacaaaggggcaggcccctttgtcgtgctccttcgtgcgcgcgacgcccggcgcgcgacgccagggagAGTGGTAGTGTAAATatcccgccggtcgcgcctctgacgtcaccgccgcgacgttgtttgtgggcggttcggggcTCGGCTTGCGGCTCGGGGCCCGTTGGAGGCGAGGGCTCGTGGTCCGGGTCGGGGGCGGCTGGATGCGGCGAAACGCGGCTCCGATCTCGGCCGGCTGGAGGCGGGGATTCGCGGCCCTGCAGGTAGGAGGTAGCTTTAGGGCCAGGCCCGCGGTcagcgagggagcccgatcggggtgagcggaacaagaggccttaccccgacgggcttcagcgccgatcgcgcaggcctagttcaccgctgGGACCCCGTGGATGGTAAAGGAGTTTGTGGAGCAGAGCGGCAGTTTAAATatcccgccggtcgcgcctctgacgtcaccgccgcgacgttgtttgtgggcggttcggggcTCGGCTTGCGGCTCGGGGCCCGTTGGAGGCGAGGGCTCGTGGTCCGGGTCGGGGGCGGCTGGATGCGGCGAAACGCGGCTCCGATCTCGGCCGGCTGGAGGCGGGGATTCGCGGCCCTGCAGGTAGGAGGTAGCTTTAGGGCCAGGCCCGCGGTcagcgagggagcccgatcggggtgagcggaacaagaggccttaccccgacgggcttcagcgccgatcgcgcaggcctagttcaccgctgGGACCCCGTGGATGGTAAAGGAGTTTGTGGAGCAGAGCGGCCGTTTAAATatcccgccggtcgcgcctctgacgtcaccgccgcgacgttgtttgtgggcggttcggggcTCGGCTTGCGGCTCGGGGCCCGTTGGAGGCGAGGGCTCGTGGTCCGGGTCGGGGGCGGCTGGATGCGGCGAAACGCGGCTCCGATCTCGGCCGGCTGGAGGCGGGGATTCGCGGCCCTGCAGGTAGGAGGTAGCTTTAGGGCCAGGCCCGCGGTcagcgagggagcccgatcggggtgagcggaacaagaggccttaccccgacgggcttcagcgccgatcgcgcaggcctagttcaccgctgGGACCCCGTGCCTTTAAAAGGCAGAGTGCCCAAGCGCGCCTTGGACGACGGGTCCACTGACCAATTGCATAACCAGAGGAGCCTTCTGCAGACCGCCGAGGCCATCGCTTTTACCTGGACGCGGAGAACATcgtacagagcatccgccccatacagAATGACGCCTTCTAATCGTTcagcctgctccgcttcagcagaCGGGAGATACTGGGTGCCcagtaattgctgaacccacctaAGGCCTGCCTGCTGCAAATAATCGCCCGGACTCCCAAAGCCAGCACCTCGAAGATACGCTTAAGGTGGAATTCGAGCTTGTGAtcctgtacatccttcaaggccatagCACCCACTACTAGAATGGTGGTGTGCTTTGTAACCGCGGAGACTGAAGAATCCACCGTGGGAATTTTCAGCATTTCCAGGCAGTCCTCCAGGAGCGGATACAGTTTGTCCATGGCTCTCCCGACACGGAGACCTGcctcgggagcttcccattcccggaggAGCAGCAATTTGtgcatagggtgaaaaggaaaGGCAGAAGCCGGAACTCTGAGTCCTGCCAGGACAGGGTCCATAAGCTTTGGCAGCGCAGCAGTAAGAGTATCCGCTGGGGGTCCCTCAATCCCTAACTCCTGAAGGACAAAAGGAATGATGGGTTCCAActcttctttttgaaagaaaGTGACTGAGAAccctgggatcatccccttccagaaGAGGGAGTGTCTCCGCCAGATTCGGATCCATGGTCCCCAGAGGCGCTGGAGGGTCCAGGAAAGGAGAGGCCCCCAGGACCACCCGTACCCGGACAAACCCCTGCGCATCCGGAGCAAGCACAGGGTCCAACCGCGGGAGTTTGGCTGGCAGGGGACCTGGCGAGGGGTCCTCCTACTCCTGCAAGCTGGCCTGATatgatttgtgcatgaggagcacAAATTCCAACAAAAAGCGAGGCCTAGACTTgccggagggggatgaccccaaaaaATTTGCATCTTCTGTGCCAAGCAGCTCCAAATCGGGAGctgctgaaaccccccccccccccccaagatggctACCGTGCCCGTAGTTTGCCGATccaggaacggcctggccatgcgtggAGCAGAGCGACCCTGGGCTTGCTTTGCTGCcggggagggaccttccccacccagcaAACATAAGAAACAGAGCCCCTCGCGCGAAAAACACATCGAGGGCTCTCCACAGGCAAGGAGAGCAGTTGGATCGTGGCATAGTCGATGCAGGGAAGCCACaatctgaagaaaaaaatcagctgtGAGAGAAAAACTTCGCTGCCGGGAGGAGCGGAGGCATAGGAACGATCCCTGACGCTCCTCTGTCAATCAGACCCTGGCTGCCGGtcgaaaaatgaaaaaaagtgccCAGAAGTAAAATTGACTGGCTTGGGGCTTTTCTctcactttattatttatttatttttacttcagCAAGCTAGAGACAGGGGCATGCACATCCCTGAGGGCACTGCCAGTGAAGAAGCGTTCCGGATCAAAAAGCAGCCAGGcaaggggggagtgactggaccaccagtttcaccccacAATAGGACCACCCCGAAAAGGGGCTTAGGTTATGGAACACAAGGGGACAAGCCCCCCTAAGCCCTGCAAGAGCAAGGAAACAGAGCTGTctcctgagagaaaaaaaaactcagaGCCAAATCTTTTTTGGCCATGGCATTGTCCGAGAGGACCCAAAGGGCCCTCACCCGAATCAGAGGGAGAAAATTAAGGAGTGCCAACCAAACAGTTCTAGTCTCCAAACTGTTGCTGGACCAAGAGGCCTCCATCAGGGACCACTTGCCCTGAGTCACCTGCTCCTGACAATGAGTTCCCCAACCCAAGATGCTTGCATCAGTCATCACTAACACTCAACACAGCAAAGACTGATTCTCTTCAGGAGATGGGCCgggtgcatccaccaggccaaTGACTCTCAAACCCACAGAGGAAGTTTCACCCCTTAGTTCTGGGACTCCACAGAGACCATTCAGACAGAAGGGATGTTTGCAGGTGACACATGTGCCCTGGGCCACGGTACCAGCTCTAAAGCTGCTACCATCAAGCCGAGCAActgcaaatagtcccacactAAGGGAATAGACAACTCCAGAAAGCTCAGGCCTTGCTGGTGCACCTTGCGGACCCACTTTTCCACGAGGAATACCTGGCCCACCTGAGTGACGAACCGCACCCCCAAGTACTCCAGGGGCTGAAGGAAGCTTTTGGCAAAAATTAATCACTCAGCACAAGTATTTTAAGACCTGAACCACTCACTGGGTCACCTGCATCACCTCCTTGTATAACAGTGCATGTATTAATCAATCATCAACATAAGGGTGTACCATAATTCCCTTGTGCCGAAGCGAGATCATGACCTTGGTAACACTCATGGCACAGTCGCAAGACCAAAAGGCCCAGAACTGAAAATGTTCCTGCAGCACACTGTTTTCCCATGCTGATCTGGACTGCCGAATCAAAACATAGAAAGTAGCAGAGACCCATTCGACTATCCTGAGGTAATACACAAACTTCAGTCCCAGTAGAAAGTAACAGCAGCCAGGGTAAGACTTACCTAGACTTTCTTCTGGAATAAATGCTGATCCGCTGCCCGAGAAGACAGACTTGACCAAAGTCTTCATGCCTCTGAGGCTGCGCCTTGTGGACCTCCAACCCAAGCACCAATGATCACAACAAAAAACCTGTGCAGATATGACTCCCCTAAGAAAGGGATCCCAACCAGACCATCTTGGCATCCGCTATTTCAAACCAAAACTGCACCTGACCAACCACGGAGGTATTAAGAGCTTCATAAAAATGGGTGCAAATTACCATGCCCTCTCCTCTGACATCACTGTCCCTCTAGTAGGGAAATCATCTGCCTGAATCAGGCTCAGCCTTAGGCTCCACCCACACTAGCTCTGGGCCAGGGAAAAGACAGACACTAtagccagctttttttttttttttattgattagcTGAATGCATTGCTAAAGTCAGTGAGTGAAACCTAGCTGACAGAAGACCTCCAACTGGCCCCCGGCTTCtgtaattttcaaatgctggcTGGAAGATCAGGAGTTCCACAGGAAGTGCTCAGGGTCCAGTTTATGGCTAAAAAGAAACACCTCAAAAATTCCAGGGAATCAAAGCTGGAGGGAGTCCACACAATTCCCTTGCAGATCACTGCTGTAAtccagcctaaaaaaaaaaaaatcttcccatGGCCTCCATGGAATGTTGCTGTAATCCAGCACACACCACAGGAGAAAGCAACATGGCCACCATTGACGGATCTAGTGTAGAAGctttctgctggagacagaaaatactagTTCCTGCTGCTAGCACCATCAATGTAGGGCCTGTGACGTCACACAGGAAAACAAGGTtgtctgcctccatttgctgCTAGGGGGAAATAACTCACTTGTAAGGGCTGGACTGATGTAGCAGAATGAGATGGAACAAGCATTTAATAGGCTTGTGGTGTCGTGTGTAACATGCAGGGCGAGGACACATTGTTTAACTTTGCCATAACTGCCAAATTGCATAGGTATGGCTTTGGAGTGAGGTACCTCAGTGCAAAAAGATTTGTGATATCTTATTAGTCATGCTGCAGAGAAACTTGCTTGCTTGCAGATGGGTGGTAGGTGTGGAAGAGAAATTGGATTTAGATGACCAACACAGACCGTGACTTTTAACATCtggagtactgatatgcagacataagtgaaaaggCACAGAACTGCTTtttcaagtccataagcaaaaacATCAGCACTGTCTCAATTTTCAAGCAGACTCAAAATAATTACATGGAGCggtagttgctacccttaagaaaaacgtggggttaacctgcacggtgTGGCATATaccaccataagaagcttgctgggcagactggatgaacctcTTGGCCCTTGTCTGCTGTTATTACTGTTACGAAAACCTATAACAGCTAGCATACCAGcaaaggcagaagaaaggaaaggGGACTTGAACACACAGGGGCAGTAGTCAAAGGTTTGGAAGCCATGTTACTGTGCAGAATATATAAATGTACATctgggtgtaaaaaaaaaaataaataaaaacaaaaaaaaacacacaacaatCTAGTGCCCACAAACTAAACTCACACTACTCAGAGTAGTAGTAGGATAGCTTCAGTTTCACTGCCTCTGCTGCACCTGTCCTTGTGATAAATGACAGAGAACTTTGGTTTCCTATACAATGAGCATGGTAACATactaaatttttaaaagtattataAATCATCATGTGAGTACTGTTTCTATAAAAGAGGAAGTAAAAAAACACAAGTATCTCATCAGTAAGAAGATATTGCAAAAGGgaattaggatttttttttttagcagccaACCTAAAGAACATTCAGTTGTGCTGCTTTTAAAACagtaactaatttaaaaaaaacaaaacacacctaTAGCAATACATTCCAGTTCAAAAGCAGTActcatttattaaaaataaaaggtttCCAAACAAGCAAATTGTTTGTTACATTGCAACATGTCTCCCACAGACTTACAAATAGTACTGCCTCACAAAAAGTTTAATAGGTTTTCTGTTCTCCCCACATCACGTCTTGATATTAACCTGAAGAGTCATCTTGATCACAACTAGCAAGTGACAAGAATTAGCATGTTTTCCAGAACCGTAGTCAGTCCAATACCCTGACCCCTTTACTTCAGTGAGCCAGAACTGAAGTGTaatggtacccccccccccatctcttctgTGCACAGAACGTCACCCCTCATATGCCACTCAACTCTTCAATGCAATTTTGCTTCTTGGGATCAACATGTCAGTAAGATTTTACTGTACTGAGAGATTACTGCTCAACCAAAATCAGATGCCAACCAGTCAACTAGCACCAGGTTGCAAGATGGATGTTTTTATCACTCTATCAGCACTGGCAACGAATCTTTACCTCTATCATCGCATCCTGAAAGAACATGCTGGTATTTCTGGGACAACCATAGCCCTTCAGTGAGGCTTATGAAATGTCAGTTACTGACGTGCCCTTTTGTTAGGACTTCTTACGCGCATCTACATATCTTCCTATCGACCTGGGGTATTTTCCCCCTttgttcctccctctccctccaccttgTTTCCTCTTTTTCTGGCCCTGCGATTCCTCTTTCAGCGCCTGGATCCACATGGCATCAAAGCACCCTGGGGCCTGATAACCAGGCTCTTGGGTATTTAATGGGTCTTTGCTCAGCAAAACATATATAGCAGGAATATTTCGCTTCACAGTCAAGCTGTCCAGACCAGCCTCTGGCACAATGGGCTCCCACATCTCTTCAATCTGCCGAAAGACCACCTTTGTGATCTGGTGAAGCCCTTTCACCTTTCGTTTCATGATCTCTACGCATGTGATAGTCTTGCTGACTGCCTTGCCAAAACCACTGAAAAGGATTTGTCTGACTGGGTCTGACTCCATTTTGCTTATAGCATATCCCATCAGGTTTCTGATCTTGCTTCCATCCCTTACTTTCATGTCAGTGGTATCTTGAGGCAGGTCAGTGAATGGAGAGAGAAAGGGCTTTTCCACAACCTTTGTCTTCCTGTAATTTTCCATTGTGCTGATTACTGTAAACAAAGGAGAGAATATTTACTAGAAAGAATGTCAACTCATGTTAGGACATGACTATAGCACCTCAAAAAGTGATGCTACAGAgcaacttaaaattaaaaaaaagtcaagatTTCATTTTCTgggaaagtgaggggagaggCAAAGCCCCTACTCAGCAGCTAAAATTTCTTAGTAATTCATCACAAAAAGGGAGACCAATCAAAATATTCTGCAACATCAGGTTAGCAACTGTTTGCTGCATcccccagacagacagacattccCTCTCAacaactcttccccccccctccctcccaacacATTAGTTTTTGCCCCTTACCTAGCATCCTCAACTCCCTCCTTCTGCC
Protein-coding regions in this window:
- the RPP25L gene encoding ribonuclease P protein subunit p25-like protein isoform X2; this translates as MLVISTMENYRKTKVVEKPFLSPFTDLPQDTTDMKVRDGSKIRNLMGYAISKMESDPVRQILFSGFGKAVSKTITCVEIMKRKVKGLHQITKVVFRQIEEMWEPIVPEAGLDSLTVKRNIPAIYVLLSKDPLNTQEPGYQAPGCFDAMWIQALKEESQGQKKRKQGGGRGRNKGGKYPRSIGRYVDARKKS
- the RPP25L gene encoding ribonuclease P protein subunit p25-like protein isoform X1; this translates as MPKGQARGRRPGAGRPGPSALCIHLRAAAPPSLSICSGHRGRGSRHGAAALPVRVSSAAVAAWWPGCEVAGKAAMDGERDSEVISTMENYRKTKVVEKPFLSPFTDLPQDTTDMKVRDGSKIRNLMGYAISKMESDPVRQILFSGFGKAVSKTITCVEIMKRKVKGLHQITKVVFRQIEEMWEPIVPEAGLDSLTVKRNIPAIYVLLSKDPLNTQEPGYQAPGCFDAMWIQALKEESQGQKKRKQGGGRGRNKGGKYPRSIGRYVDARKKS